The Blautia luti nucleotide sequence TCCAACTGCTACTGCATAATCCGGTACATCCTTTGTCACTACAGATCCAGCTCCCACAATTGCGTGTCTTCCGATACATACTCCCGGAAGTATCGTAGCTCCAGCTCCTACCCAGGCATATTCTCTTATCAGAACAGGCTTACAAGTCAGAGTACACAAATCATATGGATCATGATTATTGGAAATAAGCTGTACATTTGCAGCAATCATAGCATTGTCTTCAATCGTTATTCCACCTCTTGCCATTGCAAGAAGATTAGAATTGATAAATACATTCCTGCCAATCTTTACGCTTCCAACACATGCTCCATTAAGCGGTGGTGATATCATACTCCCATCTCCTAGGTTATTTCCAAACAATTCCTTTAATAAATGATTATATTCATCAGTAAAAGGCATTGTATGATTAATCTGAAATAATATTTTTGTCTGACGTTGCCCTTCTGTACTTTCTTTTATTGACGCAGTTCTTACATCAACACGTATTTCCTTGCATTCCATTTTTCTAACCTCTATTTCTGTATCCATCTTTCAAGTACATCTTTCGCTTGATCTACGCTGCTTCCATGTATCGCAATGCCTTTCTCAATCACTGCACCTTTTGCACTTTTTTTAATATCACTCTCCGTATTTGACAATCCGCTTCCTTCATGCGTACAGAATGGATGAATTTTCTTTCCTGTAAAATCATAACTTTCCAGAAAAGTATATACAGCCATTGGCATGGTTCCCCAGTAATTCGGGTATCCAAGATAAATCTCGTCATATTGATCTATGTCCTGTGGCAGATTTAGTATCTCTGGTCGTTTTCCTGTCTGTTTATCCTCTTTTGCCTGTGCAATGCAGGTATTGTAGAATCTCCCGCCCTAAATAGCCTTTGATATTCAATCAGACTTTCTATGGGAAGTCCTGCATTTCTCATACATACTGCAAGCTCAACCCATCTAAGATCTTCTTCCTGGTAATCCCGAATTCCTCCGGATGTTCTTGTAACTTTAGGAATCACATTAACCCTCTCATAATAACGGAGGGTATCCTGTGAAATACCATATTTTTCTGACACTTCTTTTATTGTCATATTCTTCCTCCACAATTTAAAGAAGATTTTTCACACTCTGTATCCATTCATTAATTTGTTCCTGAGGTGTCTCCAGATTACTTCCACCTGTAGAATCAAACTGTATCTGCATATCGCAAACCACATTTGCGCCTTTGCAGGCTACTTTCATATCCTTTATTACATGCCCTGGCCAGCCACCATTTGTCATAAAAGGTACTACTGTCTTTCCGGTAAAATCCTGTTGGTGCAGAAATGTTTTTACAGCCGGAGCCATTGTGTACCACCATGTAGGTGTCCCAACTGCGATGACATCATAATCTGCAATATTGATATCCAGCGGTTTAATTTCAGGTTCGTATCCGCGCTGCACTTCATTCTGTCCCTGATTTACCACATCATCATAACTGCCAGAATATGGAACTACGGTATCTATTTTTAGAATATCGCTATCAGTCTCACTCTGCAGCATTTTTGCAATTCTTTCCGTGTTTCCATTTGACCATGAATAATATATAATCAGTAATTTCTTCATCTTTTTACCTCCTGTTTCGATTAGCATACTACTTGAAGTTAACTCCAAGTCAAGAGCTTTTGATTTTTTCTTCATAAACGCTGGTATGACGCAGACTGTGGAAGACCCAAGACTCGCTACTGGCGGTTGGTTAGACCTTACCAGACAGGCATTCCACCTGCTAGACTACTCGCCCTTATCTGGGCGCACAATCCCGATTTGACGGTAATTTCTGTTTCTCTACATCCTACAAGCCCAGATAAAACTAATATACACAGACTAAATAACAGTACTCTTTTCAAACTCATAATTTCTTTCCAAGTTCATATGCTTTTTTCATCACATCAGCATGGCTTGCAGCTATATTTGCAGCATCAATTCCACCATCTACGATATATCCGGGCTTCATATTACTCAAATATTCTTCACACGTCATAATTAACCAACTCCGTTTTCTTTAAAAAATTTCTGAATTTTGTCAAATGGGATCACATCCGGATTATCGTATAGATCTGTATGAACAGCTCCCGGAATTGTCAGCAATTCTTTATTGGATGTGTACTTGCTGTCCTTAATCATATTTTCATAAGCATCTTTTCCAAAATAATAGCTGTGTGCTTTTTCTCCATGAACGATAAGGACTGCACTTCTGATTTCATTACTGTACTTTAATATTGGCTGATTCATAAATGACATACATCCAATACTGTTCCAGCCATCATTTGAATTCAGGCTCCTTTTATGATAACATCTGCCTTTATAATACTCACTGTAATCTTTTACGAAGAAAGGTGCATCTTCCGGAACCGGAAGGGGAACGCAACCACCGCCTCTTGAATATTCGCCTTTACGGTATTCTTCTGTCCTGAGGGTATTCAGTGACTGTTTCTTTGCATAACGTGCTTCTTCACTGTCCTCAGAATCAAAGTATCCATTCGCATTTACTCTTGTCATATCATACATGGTAGAAGCAACGGTTGCTTTTATTCTTGTATCCAACGCAGCTGCGTTAAGAGCCATTCCACCCCAGCCGCAGATTCCAATGATTCCTATTTTATCCAGATCCACATCTTCCCGAACAGAAAGGAAATCAACAGCAGCCATAAAATCTTCTGTATTAATATCTGGAGAAGCCATAAATCTTGGATAGCCTCCACTTTCCCCCGTAAAAGAAGGGTCAAATGCAATTGTTAAATATCCTCTTTCAGCCATTGTCTGTGCATATAATCCGGAACACTGTTCTTTGACTGCCCCAAATGGTCCGCTTACGGCAATCGCAGGATATTTCCCAGATGCATTTTTCGGTTTATACAAATCTGCGGCAAGTGTGATTCCATAACGATTTACAAATGTCACTTTCTTATGGTCTACTTTTTCACTCTGTGGAAAAGTTTTATCCCATTCAGATACCAGCTTTAATTTTTCTGTTTTTAACATATTTAACATCCTCCATATGCAAAATTTCTTGTAATTACACTAACAATAGTATATGATATAAATATCTTACAACCTAAAGTTAACTTTAGGTCAAGCATAAATTTGAAAGAAGGTTTTTTATGTATACAATCGGTCAGGTCTCTGCAATGTTTAATCTTCCTGTTTCTACATTAAGGTATTATGACAAGGAAGGCTTTTTCCCTAATCTGGAACGTAAGGGAAATATCCGTTATTTCAGCGATAATGAATTAGAAGCACTTCGTATCATTGAATGTCTGAAGAAATCCGGTCTTGAGATAAAAGATATAAAGCAATTTTTTATCTGGGTATCTGAAGGCAGCTCCAGCTATGAAAAAAGGAAAGAATTATTTGAAACCAGAAAATCAGCTGTTGAAACTGAAATTCAGGAACTTCAAAAAACTCTCTCCCTCTTAAAATTCAAGTGCTGGTATTACGAAACAGCAATGAAAGATGGTAACGAAGATGCTATAAATGCCATGTTGCCTGACAAACTTCCAAAAAATATACAGAAACTATATGACAAAGGGCATGAATGATTTTTGCTTTCTCCATCAAACTGGAAGTTATAGTGCAATCTTTTTCCATTTTCTAATCTTGGTTCTAAAGGTTCCGAACGGAGCAACTGTATTAACATGTATGAATTTGTATACTTCCCATACAGCTGTTTTAGTTGCTTCGTCAGCCCATTTTCTCATATGTGGTTTAAATAATTCTTCATCACTCAGAGAATCAATCATTGCATAAATAGAGTTGATATTCTCATTCAATCTGTCTTTCAATTCTTGCAGTGACAGCTGAGCATATGTATCTGTGAACCATTGATATAATTCGCCAAGCTGATTCCACTTAAAATTATCCGAAGGAGTTTTGACAGGAATACCCTTTCTTTCGTCTGATTCCCATTTAATAACAAGAGTTGTCCAGCCAACCTGATAAGCAAGATTTTCTGCCGGAGTTCGATCGATCTCATCAATTCTCTTATCTTTTAAATGCTCCGGAATATCATTAAATTCTGAAATATACTTTGCAAAGCTTTTATTTATCTCGTTTTTAAGTTCGTCTTTATTCTCATATGTTCTCAATAGTCTATCTCCTCAGCTTCCGATTTTCCAGTTTCAAAAACTGGAACTTTCAAATTAGTCTTTGCAAACAACCTTTGAACCTTCACCATCAATTACAATTCCCTGACGGTTGTTAATTGGGGATAGATTCAAATCCGAAAATTCAGTCATTATTTTCTCGGTAACTTTCTTAAATGGTGCTGTAAGATAATGCGGAAGAACATAGAAATCAATCAAATCAAGCCCTGCATCATCTTCTTGTGAGTAGTCCTCCGGCTTTTCATCCATTTGTTCAATATATTGGATAGTTGGAGCGCATATAATCGCACCTGCCGATTCACCGATCATCAGTTTTCCCTTTTCCAATTCCTTCTTCAATAGCTCATCCGTTCCCGTTTTACGAAGCTGGTCCATAAGGAAGAAAGAATTTCCACCAGTAAAATATATCACATCCGCATCTTCAAAAACAGACTGTATCGTTAAATAAGCCTCCGTTGAAATATCAATTTCAGTTACGGCTGCTCCCAGTTTATTGAATAGCTTTCGAGCCGAGCCGACATAACCGGTATAGCCTTCACGCAGCGAAGCTGTGGGAATAAATGCGACTTTCTTGTTATCAATTTCTTCTTTTATCAAACTTCCTACACTTGAAAAGTGCGAACATAAAAACAGTTTCATCCATATCCTCCTTAATAAATTCCGATTTCACGATATCATTTCTAATACTAATTTTACCGTATTTTTCAGATTCAGTCCATCTTTTAATCCCAGTCGGTAGAAAAACTCTTCTGTTTCTGGCATGGGAATGGCGGAGATCATGAAGTCGTATCCGCTTTACACCAGACCGCTCAATTCCGGTAGGGCTTTTTAAGGCCCTAAATGCGTAGGTTGGTGCTTTGTTGCGATATGCTCCACGGTTACGGTGTATTGTTCATATTCTGTTTTCGGGAATCTTTATGAAATCTTCAAAATTGCCCGGTATGCTATCCGTAAAATCAAAGAAAGGACTTGATTATATGGATATGATTTTGAAAACGACTGACCTCTGCAAAAATTTCAAGGGGCAAATGGCGGTAAACAATGTGTCACTGAACATCCGGCGCAACTCGGTTTATGGTCTGCTGGGGCCGAATGGGGCTGGCAAATCCACGATCTTAAAAATGCTCACCGGCATTTTGCGCCCCACATCGGGAAGCATCGAGTTTGACGGCCACCCGTGGAAGCGGAATGATCTGGAGCATATCGGTGCTTTGATTGAGATGCCCCCGCTTTACGAAAATCTGACTGCATACGAAAATCTCAAAGTCAGAACTACATTGCTCGGCCTGGACGATGCACGAATTAACGAGGTATTGCAAATTGTCCAGCTCACGAATACCGGCAAGAAACGGGCCGGGCAGTTTTCTCTTGGTATGAAGCAGCGGCTTGGTATTGCTATTGCATTGCTGAACAGTCCCCAGCTTTTGATTCTGGATGAACCGACTAACGGCCTTGACCCTTTAGGGATTGAGGAACTTCGAGAGTTAATTCGCTCTTTTCCCTGCAAAGGGATTACAGTTATTTTGTCCAGCCATATTCTGTCAGAAGTCCAGCAGATTGCAGATCATGTGGGTATCATTGCTGGCGGCGTCCTTGGATATGAGGGAGAGCTTCGCGCCGGTGAAGATTTGGAACAACTCTTTATGGATGTTATTCGCAGAAATGGTAAGGAGGGATATTAAATGGAGATGGCATATATTCAGGCAGAGAACCTAAAGCATAAGAGAACTTTCACAAAAACGCTGATCGTTCTGGCCCCGTTTGTAACTGCGCTTATGAACTTTTTTGCCCCTCTTTGGTTCCAGCTCAATTCTTATAATTGGTGGTATATCCTGCTTTATCCTGGATTCCTTACGCTCACCTGTGCCTTGATTGAACAGCGGGATAATGGCAAACTAAAATATCGTGCCGTTGCTTCATTGCCTGTTTCGCAGAACAAAGTCTGGAAAGCAAAAATTGGAGTGGCCGGTATTTACTCCTGTGTGGGGAATTTCATTTTCTTGGCGCTAAATCTGTTGGGCGGTTTTGCAATATTAGTTATCAACGAAATTCCCCTGACAATCGGAATTTGGCAGGCTGCGGCCGGAACAGCTTGTATTGTCATTGCAAGCCTATGGGAAGTTCCGCTGTGCTTATGGTTATCAAAAAAAGTTGGTATCTTTGTCACGGTTATTCTTAATGCCGGACTTGGAAGCGTTTTAGGGATTTTCACGGCTACAACCTCTTTGTGGATGATCTGCCCGTATAGCTGGGTGCCGCATCTTATGATTTCCGTGTTAGGTATTTTGCCTAATGGTGAGCCGGTTGCAGATCAGAGTACGGCAATGGCATTTTGGATGATTATACTTGTATTGGTCATTTCGCTGGCCTGGTTTGCGGCGCTGTCATTTTTAACTGCAAGATGGTTTGAGAAAAAGGAGGTGGGGTAACTATGGTATCTGTGGTTCGCTGCTGGAAAGCAGAATATCAGAAGTGTAAACATAGCATTTTGCTCTATATGCACAGCATGATTCCGATTATATGTGCGGCGATTTTTGCGGGTTACTATCATATATCCAGATGGGAACTGGCAACCAAAATCAGTGCCTATCTGGAAGTGCTGGCCGTTGCGTTCCCGTTTCTGATCGGCATTATTGTGGGCCTGGTTGTTCAGATTGAAAATCAGGCCGGGCATTATCAGCTTTTGTTGGGAACAATCCCATCTCGCATGGCAACGTATATTGGTAAACTTGGTTTTCTGATGATCTGTGCTTTTGGCGCAACATTTTTAGCGTTAGGAACATTCGCTGCACTATATAGGGATGCTCCGGCAAGCCTTTACCTGAAAGCAGGGATTCTATTGTTGATTACCATGCTTCCCATTTACCTGATTCATTTGTTTGTGGGAATGAGCTTCGGAAAAGGTGCATCTATGGGATTGGGAATTGCAGGGAGTTTAATAGCTGCCCTTATGATAACAGGGCTTGGTGACGCTACATGGAAATATATTCCCTGGGCCTGGGGCGTTCGTGCTATGGATTACACTGTGCTTGCATGGGATAGCCCCCAACTGTATGCACAGGTAAAAACCGATTTTTTCAGCGGTATGATTATTTCTGTATGCTACACTGTTTGTCTGCTGATTGCCAGTTTGGTTTGGTTTCATGGTTGGGAGGGAGGTAAAAACAGTGAATAAAAAGTGCCTGTTTGCCGTGGTAATTGTGCTTGTAAGTCTTATATGCTTATCGGCCTGCGGTGCGCTCCGCGATACCGCCGATAAAAATAAGGCGTTAAATGAATCTCTGCCGTATTATGAGCTGAACGCCGCAAACTATGATGAAATTTCATATAACGGCCTGACATATACCATAACGGATGAATGTCTTGAAATGTCAGAACTGCAAGAAGAAATCGGGCAGGTATCGAAACGCTTCAAAAATGTGGCGGGGGAAGATTTCAGTTTCGGCTACGTTTACAGTATTGTGGATGTGGATATAAGCAATGCCGTAGCTGTAAATATCAACAATGAATATCGGAAAGCTGACATTAAAAATAATGATGAGTAACCTCGACAATGTGGTATAATGGGGCGGGAGGTGATTTTTTGACCCACTTACTTGTAGTTGACGATGAAGTTTCTATCTTGGAATTGATTAAGAACAGTTTGGGGAAAGATGGATATTTGATAACAGTCTGTCAAAATGCGGATGATGTAGACATCAAAAAGCTGCATTTCTATGACCTCATTCTTTTGGATGTGATGATGCCTGGCACAGACGGGTTTGAGTTTTGCAAACAGATCAGGAATATGGTAGACTGCCCGATTCTCTTTCTGACCGCAAAGACATTAGAGGAAGATATATTGTTTGGATTGGGCATCGGTGCGGATGATTATATTACGAAACCTTTTCGTATTCAGGAGCTTCGCGCCCGTGTCGCGGCACATTTACGCAGAGAAAAAAGGGAGCATCACAGCACACTTTCATTTGAGCCTGATATAAGATTTGACCTTTCCGCAAAGGTACTGTATGTTTCAGAACAGCCGGTTCCCCTTACCAAAAGCGAGTATTCAATCTGTGAATACCTTGCGAAAAACCGGGGACAGGTTTTTACAAAAGAACAAATCTATGAAGCCGTTTTCGGGTTTGATGGAATAGGCGATAACTCTACGATCTCAACGCATATAAAAAATATTCGTGCGAAATTGGAGCATTTCAAAATAAGTCCGATCAGCACCGTATGGGGGATAGGATATAAATGGGAGTGAAAAAGAAACCTACATTGAAAATATTGTTTCGCCAGTTTGCTATCTCCCTCATTGTCATGTTGGTAGCGGCAATTATTGTCCCTGTTGGTTTGGAGGGACTTGCTGTAAATGCTGGATTAGCTACAAGAGCAAATCTAAGTGAATTGCAGGTAAAAGAGATCATTCCAACGCTGACGATTGCCCCGGATATTACAAAGGTTGTGATTCCACAGGGATGCGGCTACTTAATTCTGGACAAGAACTTTAATGAGCTTTACAGCAATATGGACGATGATGAAAAAGAAATTGCCCTGCTGTACGCAAAGGGAGAATATATTGAATATGCTACGGGGAGGCAGTTTGCACTTGTTGTCCGGGAAAACGAATTTTGCGTTTTAAGGTATTATATTGGTTCTCAATTTACAGTGTCATGGCTACCGGAATATTTTCCATCTCCTGACACGCTTGCGTTTATCCTGATGGCTGTAAATTCGCTGCTGGTCATTATCATACTGACCGCCAGATTTGCTAAGAACCTGCGTACACAACTGACCCCGCTTTTTGAAGCAACTGCGGAGGTTTCAAAGCAAAACCTTGATTTTGAAGTAGGACACGCCAAAATCAAAGAGTTTGAAGATGTCCTTGCATCTTTTTCAGATATGAAAGATAATCTGAAAATTTCGTTAGAACGGCAATGGAAAACCGAACAGACACAGAAAGAGCAAATCGCCGCGCTTGCCCATGATTTGAAAACGCCTCTGACGGTTATTCAAGGAAATGCTGATTTACTCACAGAAACAAATCTTGATGATGAGCAACGATTATACGCTGGTTACGTCGTGGAAAGCTCCGGCCAGATGCAGTCATATATTCAAACCCTGATTGATATATCACGGGCGGCGGTTGGTTATCAGCTCCATATTGAAAGTATAGACTTGCCAGCGTTCATGCAGCACTTGTTCGGTTATATGGAATCACTATGCCGGACAAAAGAAATCCGGCTGCAAATGAATACTGTTTCACTCCCTCAAATGCTGAAATTTGATAGGGTGCTGATAGAACGTGCTATTATGAATGTTATCAGTAATGGGCTGGACTACTCCCCGCAAGGCGGAACGCTTTATGTGGATGTTCAGAGTAACAACGGTTTCGTGGAAATTTCAATCACAGACGAGGGAACGGGGTTTTCTAAAGAGGCATTATGCCACGCACAGGAACGGTTCTATATGGGCGATCAAAGCCGCAATTCAAAGTTACACTTTGGTATGGGTCTATATATTACAAATTCGATTATGGAACAACATAATGGTCAGCTTATTTTAGAAAATTCAAAAGAAACCGGCGGCGCAAAGGTTACTATGAAACTTCCTTGCTGATTTTCCGATAGTGTAATGGACGTCTTTTATGTCCGTCCATTTTTCAAATCTTTATGGAATCTTCAAAAATTCCTCTTATCATGTATCTAAAGAAAAAACATCTGCCCAGCGGCAGAAAAGAAAAAAAACGCTGCTGGGCAGACCCATTTTCACGCTTAATTTATATTCACTGGTGGCGGTTTTGAGAAATCAAGGCCGCTGCTTTCTTTCTGTCATTCCCAGCAGTTAAAGGCATGGCGGCCCACGGGAGGACGCCGCCATGCTGTTTTACTATCATTATAATCTAATCCACTTCTACCGCGTGACATGCTCCCGCCACTTAAATCTTACAGATTTTGAAGTGGGAGCTTCCTGCTCGATTGCCCTTCAGGGCAAAGCTAAAACAGGCTATCCCCGCGTGTCCCGCGGTTCTTTTTTTATCCGGTTACGGATCTTTTCTGTGCTATCATGCACATTTTTTATATATTCTTTTTCCTTCTTCCAGAATATTGACCGCCGCATTCACATCCCGGTCCATCTGGTTTCCGCATTCGCACAGGTATGTCCGTTCTGATAATGCCAGTTCTTTCTTCTTATGTCCGCATACACTGCATATCTTGCTGGATGCAAAATATCTGTCTACTTTTATCAGATATTTTCCACGTTCTTCCAACTTATATCCAAGCATGGAAAGGAACTGACCGTATCCGT carries:
- a CDS encoding acyltransferase, producing MDTEIEVRKMECKEIRVDVRTASIKESTEGQRQTKILFQINHTMPFTDEYNHLLKELFGNNLGDGSMISPPLNGACVGSVKIGRNVFINSNLLAMARGGITIEDNAMIAANVQLISNNHDPYDLCTLTCKPVLIREYAWVGAGATILPGVCIGRHAIVGAGSVVTKDVPDYAVAVGNPAKVIKMLDKEKFQED
- a CDS encoding Type 1 glutamine amidotransferase-like domain-containing protein; the encoded protein is MKLFLCSHFSSVGSLIKEEIDNKKVAFIPTASLREGYTGYVGSARKLFNKLGAAVTEIDISTEAYLTIQSVFEDADVIYFTGGNSFFLMDQLRKTGTDELLKKELEKGKLMIGESAGAIICAPTIQYIEQMDEKPEDYSQEDDAGLDLIDFYVLPHYLTAPFKKVTEKIMTEFSDLNLSPINNRQGIVIDGEGSKVVCKD
- a CDS encoding flavodoxin, with amino-acid sequence MAQAKEDKQTGKRPEILNLPQDIDQYDEIYLGYPNYWGTMPMAVYTFLESYDFTGKKIHPFCTHEGSGLSNTESDIKKSAKGAVIEKGIAIHGSSVDQAKDVLERWIQK
- a CDS encoding alpha/beta hydrolase; protein product: MLKTEKLKLVSEWDKTFPQSEKVDHKKVTFVNRYGITLAADLYKPKNASGKYPAIAVSGPFGAVKEQCSGLYAQTMAERGYLTIAFDPSFTGESGGYPRFMASPDINTEDFMAAVDFLSVREDVDLDKIGIIGICGWGGMALNAAALDTRIKATVASTMYDMTRVNANGYFDSEDSEEARYAKKQSLNTLRTEEYRKGEYSRGGGCVPLPVPEDAPFFVKDYSEYYKGRCYHKRSLNSNDGWNSIGCMSFMNQPILKYSNEIRSAVLIVHGEKAHSYYFGKDAYENMIKDSKYTSNKELLTIPGAVHTDLYDNPDVIPFDKIQKFFKENGVG
- a CDS encoding lantibiotic immunity ABC transporter MutE/EpiE family permease subunit, which codes for MEMAYIQAENLKHKRTFTKTLIVLAPFVTALMNFFAPLWFQLNSYNWWYILLYPGFLTLTCALIEQRDNGKLKYRAVASLPVSQNKVWKAKIGVAGIYSCVGNFIFLALNLLGGFAILVINEIPLTIGIWQAAAGTACIVIASLWEVPLCLWLSKKVGIFVTVILNAGLGSVLGIFTATTSLWMICPYSWVPHLMISVLGILPNGEPVADQSTAMAFWMIILVLVISLAWFAALSFLTARWFEKKEVG
- a CDS encoding lantibiotic protection ABC transporter ATP-binding protein, which produces MDMILKTTDLCKNFKGQMAVNNVSLNIRRNSVYGLLGPNGAGKSTILKMLTGILRPTSGSIEFDGHPWKRNDLEHIGALIEMPPLYENLTAYENLKVRTTLLGLDDARINEVLQIVQLTNTGKKRAGQFSLGMKQRLGIAIALLNSPQLLILDEPTNGLDPLGIEELRELIRSFPCKGITVILSSHILSEVQQIADHVGIIAGGVLGYEGELRAGEDLEQLFMDVIRRNGKEGY
- a CDS encoding flavodoxin; protein product: MKKKSKALDLELTSSSMLIETGGKKMKKLLIIYYSWSNGNTERIAKMLQSETDSDILKIDTVVPYSGSYDDVVNQGQNEVQRGYEPEIKPLDINIADYDVIAVGTPTWWYTMAPAVKTFLHQQDFTGKTVVPFMTNGGWPGHVIKDMKVACKGANVVCDMQIQFDSTGGSNLETPQEQINEWIQSVKNLL
- a CDS encoding sensor histidine kinase — its product is MGVKKKPTLKILFRQFAISLIVMLVAAIIVPVGLEGLAVNAGLATRANLSELQVKEIIPTLTIAPDITKVVIPQGCGYLILDKNFNELYSNMDDDEKEIALLYAKGEYIEYATGRQFALVVRENEFCVLRYYIGSQFTVSWLPEYFPSPDTLAFILMAVNSLLVIIILTARFAKNLRTQLTPLFEATAEVSKQNLDFEVGHAKIKEFEDVLASFSDMKDNLKISLERQWKTEQTQKEQIAALAHDLKTPLTVIQGNADLLTETNLDDEQRLYAGYVVESSGQMQSYIQTLIDISRAAVGYQLHIESIDLPAFMQHLFGYMESLCRTKEIRLQMNTVSLPQMLKFDRVLIERAIMNVISNGLDYSPQGGTLYVDVQSNNGFVEISITDEGTGFSKEALCHAQERFYMGDQSRNSKLHFGMGLYITNSIMEQHNGQLILENSKETGGAKVTMKLPC
- a CDS encoding lantibiotic immunity ABC transporter MutG family permease subunit; this translates as MVSVVRCWKAEYQKCKHSILLYMHSMIPIICAAIFAGYYHISRWELATKISAYLEVLAVAFPFLIGIIVGLVVQIENQAGHYQLLLGTIPSRMATYIGKLGFLMICAFGATFLALGTFAALYRDAPASLYLKAGILLLITMLPIYLIHLFVGMSFGKGASMGLGIAGSLIAALMITGLGDATWKYIPWAWGVRAMDYTVLAWDSPQLYAQVKTDFFSGMIISVCYTVCLLIASLVWFHGWEGGKNSE
- a CDS encoding ClbS/DfsB family four-helix bundle protein; amino-acid sequence: MRTYENKDELKNEINKSFAKYISEFNDIPEHLKDKRIDEIDRTPAENLAYQVGWTTLVIKWESDERKGIPVKTPSDNFKWNQLGELYQWFTDTYAQLSLQELKDRLNENINSIYAMIDSLSDEELFKPHMRKWADEATKTAVWEVYKFIHVNTVAPFGTFRTKIRKWKKIAL
- a CDS encoding MerR family transcriptional regulator, with the protein product MYTIGQVSAMFNLPVSTLRYYDKEGFFPNLERKGNIRYFSDNELEALRIIECLKKSGLEIKDIKQFFIWVSEGSSSYEKRKELFETRKSAVETEIQELQKTLSLLKFKCWYYETAMKDGNEDAINAMLPDKLPKNIQKLYDKGHE
- a CDS encoding response regulator transcription factor is translated as MTHLLVVDDEVSILELIKNSLGKDGYLITVCQNADDVDIKKLHFYDLILLDVMMPGTDGFEFCKQIRNMVDCPILFLTAKTLEEDILFGLGIGADDYITKPFRIQELRARVAAHLRREKREHHSTLSFEPDIRFDLSAKVLYVSEQPVPLTKSEYSICEYLAKNRGQVFTKEQIYEAVFGFDGIGDNSTISTHIKNIRAKLEHFKISPISTVWGIGYKWE
- a CDS encoding NisI/SpaI family lantibiotic immunity lipoprotein, with the translated sequence MNKKCLFAVVIVLVSLICLSACGALRDTADKNKALNESLPYYELNAANYDEISYNGLTYTITDECLEMSELQEEIGQVSKRFKNVAGEDFSFGYVYSIVDVDISNAVAVNINNEYRKADIKNNDE